TGATCTCGATCTccgacacacacacacacacacaaaaaaaaaaaaaacttgggagagacagagagatttGATCAGTAACAGTACttttgcagaagaaaaaaaagagaggagctTTGAGAGATTGGATTGTTGAGAAAAACGTCAGAGGAGTTTCTTCTtgggatctctctctctctctctcttgcctctttaaaaaagaaaaggccttttttttttaaaaaaaaattccttttatttaaaattaaaataaaataacgaaGGAAGAGTGGCATTTTGGTAAATAAGAACAAAGacccatttttataaaaatcgctttttttttgttcatcaatctcgACCACAGCAAAAACAATGGCGGCTTCTCTTCAATCTGTAAACCCTACATTGTCCCGAAACCTATCTTCTCCGAACAACTCTTCGTCCGTCGCTCCCTTCCGATCTCCATTCCTCAGATTCGATTCCACCTCCGTCTCTCGCGGTTTCAAACCCCTCGTTTCGTTTCGTAACGCATCATCATCAGCCTTCGTCACTCGCTCAGCCGCCGAGCCGCAAGAGAGAAAGACCTTCCATGGACTCTGCTACGTCGTCGGCGACAACATCGACACCGACCAAATCATTCCCGCTGAGTTTCTCACTCTCGTCCCTTCGAATCCAGACGAGTACGAGAAGCTCGGCTCCCACGCTCTAGTTGGTCTCCCAGCTGCTTACAAGGAACGATTCGTTCAGCCTGGTGAGATGAAGACCAAGTACTCGATCATCATCGGCGGTGAAAACTTTGGTTGCGGTTCGTCTCGTGAACACGCTCCGGTTTGTCTTGGCGCGGCGGGAGCGAAAGCGGTGGTGGCTCAGTCTTACGCTAGGATCTTTTTCAGGAACTCTGTGGCTACGGGTGAGATTTATCCGCTTGATTCGGAAGTTAGGGTTTGTGATGAGTGTAAAACAGGGGATGTTGCGACGATTGAGTTGAGGGAAGGTGATAGTATTTTGATTAATCATACCACTGGGAAAGAGTATAAGCTGAAGGCTATTGGTGACGCTGGGCCTGTCATTGATGCTGGAGGTATATTTGCTTATGCTAGGAAAGCTGGTATGATTCCTTCTGCTGCTGCCTGATCTTGCCTTATCAAGGTATGTATGATTTTAAACGAATACTCTCAGTTGTGTATGAGATGAGGATTGTTAGTAGATTTTGGAATGAGATTGAATTGTGCCGCATAATCTAGGGAGCTTGACACTTGATAATGCAGAACATAGTGTGAGAAAGAGAACGCTGTAGTAGG
The Camelina sativa cultivar DH55 chromosome 6, Cs, whole genome shotgun sequence genome window above contains:
- the LOC104793240 gene encoding 3-isopropylmalate dehydratase small subunit 3-like, producing the protein MAASLQSVNPTLSRNLSSPNNSSSVAPFRSPFLRFDSTSVSRGFKPLVSFRNASSSAFVTRSAAEPQERKTFHGLCYVVGDNIDTDQIIPAEFLTLVPSNPDEYEKLGSHALVGLPAAYKERFVQPGEMKTKYSIIIGGENFGCGSSREHAPVCLGAAGAKAVVAQSYARIFFRNSVATGEIYPLDSEVRVCDECKTGDVATIELREGDSILINHTTGKEYKLKAIGDAGPVIDAGGIFAYARKAGMIPSAAA